aggaaccattaaactcgcctccctttcgaaacctttttgatgtcgatgtcgaggtgaagtcatcgggcttcactccttccacctctatcacgaagtctaccacttcttgaaaggattttgccgtagccgctacctgtaaggccgaaatccgcaactctgacctcaatcccttcacaaaccggtgaatccgctcttgtggactgaaataaagttgcgtggcatatctggatagtgcgcgaaacctagcctcatatccattgaccgacatcctaccttgctctaggctcaagaactcatcccttttcctatccctcaaagtcagggggatatacttctccataaacaagctagagaatgaggcccaagtcataggtggtgcctctgttggttgacactcaacatatgaccgccaccacatcttggcattcccttgaaactgataactcacgaactcaacaccaaactgttctactatacccatcttgtgtagtagctcatgacagtcaaccagaaaatcgtaagcatcctcagattccacacccttgaagactggaggtttcaatttcaagaacttactgaaaagttcatgcggatcatttgtcattataggcccagtggTCAGACGTgaaaacgtgcctatgtccaatgaggcatccatacgaggagccatagtggctgcatgttgtacctatgaaaccggaggtgttggtgtagaaaacactggaggtgcctgaccctgatcagacaacctactaagataagccagaacctgattaatcatctctggggtaggttggggtggcatttcctcattctgcacttgttcattctccccatcctccccctctcttactacttcctcagtcggtggaggagtcaccgccctagcatcagacgggctaggtacttgtcctcttcctctagaggacatcctcccacgacctctaccacggcctcttgccgttgctcttTCTCGAGCCACAACCCCAGTGGATGGCTTAGACGTTTCTtatcttgccggtgttggtgctggcgcagtcgttgctctagttctaaccatctgtgaaatagagtgaagatggtcagataccaatttgtatcacctagataccaattggattcaagtagtagcacgaaagaaagaaagaaagaatggaattttcctaaagtcttatagcctctcaaagaaaagtaaaggcgtccccctaccgttccttaagactctactagactcgttcttgtgtgatgagaccaacaaacctaatgctctgataccaagtttgtcacgacccaaaaaccgagccgcgactggcacccacatttaccctcctatgtgagcgaaccaaacAATCTAACCCTTATCATTTCAACATATatcaatagaaaataatgcggaagacttaaactcattaataaaaaccaattcaatactaTTATTCCCcgaaatctggaagtcatcatcacaagaacatttatgatcaaattactaactaaaattgtctaagaagctaaaaatacataagaagctagtccatgccggaagttcaaggcatcaagacttgaagaagaagatccagtccaagctagaagcattagctcatcctgaatttccgatgtagtaaagactggcttgaattactgttgagtcgaagacgacggcacgtttgctgcactccacaaataacaagaagaaaacataaaagtaggggtcagtacaaaacacgggtactgagtagatatcatcggccaactcaaaatagaagataatatatatcaagtaatatcataaagtcaactatgatactcaacatgtagcaacaacaagtattatatcattaacaattaccatcaagttcacacatgaggactcaagcctcaataccatactcgtttgggaattagattcattaaattgagtatattagcatctttcaagattcattatatttattcccctcgtgtcggtacgtgacactccgctccatatactatcctggtgtcggaacgtgacactccgatcctcattctatcctggtaccggaacgtggcacccgatccatatactatcctggtgtcggaacgtgacactccgatcctcattctatcctggtaccagaacgtggcacccgatcctctatctctatcctggtaccggaacgtggcacccgatcccctaatctcaccactttcgttcatcaagccttcttttataccaaggcatcatcattaacaaagtaaattagggtttcttttcaagatttgagattcaatagcttcatcatgcttatttattcacaattacataatcatattcatgcaagcgtacaattaagcatatagaagggtttataACACtaataacacatatcattcgctattaagagtttactacgaatagtgtgaaataaaccataacctacctccaccgaagactagtgatcaagcaagaattttccaaagctttgttcttcttcttcctcgttcgaccctcactctctttctctttctatttttcttattcaaaccctctttcttttaccctaattaacatataattaagaatgaaagatggcaataatcacccactaattaacttaaggttacctcttttaaccctcaagtaattagacttataatccttaaccctctaactttataattaaggtaggaatagtccaaaacgtcccttaaaacgtgtaaagaaatccgacccagactaggattacgcaacctgtgacggcccgtcgtgactgcgacggtccgtcattcaGGTTCGTCATGGACTCAATTTgtttaaggagtctgtgacggcccatcgtgcctacgacggtccgtcctgcactttcgtcacgacgttcagagaatcgttccctgtaccaacttttcaagatttgaagtgttttgaaacgagagtTCACGATGGTTCATCGTACCTGTgtcggtccgtcctacaggtccgtcacagagttcagagagtccaTATCAGTACTCAGATTTCAGAATttcctaagtgttttggaacgagacaccctcgacggtccgtcgtgcccatgacggtccatcgtggggtccgtcgtttcagccagttttccagaaataaaatctgctgctcaaaacgactaaacaggtcgttacaatgtTAGTCTTGTACTCTTAAAACTTTTGACTTGAAATTTGTGGATCAAactttcttttgctttttttctTTAAGAACATATAAAgaacattaaaaattataaaaatgacactacacacacatttaagatgttaaatatcaagttataaacaaattttttaatattaaactacttatagcatattattatcaagttatagcatatcaagaaataatatattattctcattaattttttaaaataataattaacttatttaaataattcaattaccatATTTAAACCAATGTAGTTAAGTAcacttattattttaagttaccttttttaaacaaaactcttaattaaagttatttaaattaaatattatttagttacCTTTTTAAAGATAACTACAAAATTATAGGGATTTTATCAAAATCTAAAACAATtacagttttatttttaaaactgtaAAACGttatctaaattaaaaaaaatttatattccccaaatttttgttcttcccatctcttttcaaaatcattacatCTACACGCCTATCAAAACTTTTCACCATTTTCGCACGCTTTCACCATTTTCGCATGCCTAATTTCTCTCTCAAAATTTCATCTCTCTTAACActcttcttcaagaattctcaaatatttgcattcaaatcttcatttttaGCACTCAAATCTTCAAATCTTGCGATAAACAAACCGTACAATGTCTAAAAGAAGCAACGAAACCCCGAGAAAAAGTAGAAGATTGAATGAAAAAGCAAGTTCAGACGATTTTCATGCTCCacctttcaaaattttatcacaaacACAATCTCAACCTTCATCTGTTAAAGTTAAATCTAGATCACTGAAATcaacaacagaaaaaaaaatgaacaaacatccaaaggaaaatgagaagaagagaaaagggaaagaaaagaaaaaagaagatgaatttGAGAAAACGACGAAAGAAAGAGcaaagaaaaggaaaggaaaagaaatcgaGGAATCATCAGAGTCTGATCCTGATTTTGTGGAAGagttgataaaatcaaaatccaaaaaaccaAGAGCATCTGAAATTGATACTTCACatttacaagaagaagaagaaacagttaaacccaaaaaaaagttcaaaggttagtaaaagttaattttttaattttttttttgttctgttatttttattttctgttatttgggtataaaatagttaaaatacaatttttgtgtaaaataaataatgtataaattgtgtatgattcCCTATATGAAATTtctgtttaaataaataatattttttttatgtatgattcaccgtatgaattgtgtatgataactgtataaattgtgtatgattcactgtataaattttgtatgattcactgtatgcTTCACTATATGATTTACTGTATATATAAGAtgtgtatgaatttttttttaataaagtttttgggtattgtttttcattatattatatatttttcattatattatataattagaaaattatataggttaatattttatgataactgtatgaattgtgtatgattcactgtatgaattttgtatgattcactgtatatataaaatgtgtatgaatttttttttttgcaagttTTTGGGTACTGTTTATCATAATTAGTTatactttatattttgatttgtattttttggtgttcaatatattgtgtatgaaagaatgttgtaagtttgtttgaaatgtgtatgattatattgtattatgttttgtatactatgtgtatgaatTAGTTTTGTATTACATGTGTATgattaatgtatttaatttttacaatttttttaggaGAAGAAGACACAAACACATCTGTCTTCATGTATTAACATGAATGTGTTTGCGGATTTGTTGACCTTTTTAGGTCAAGATAAGTTTCAACAATTCCTAGATGAAACaccttttggatttttttataatttgcatCACATTAAAATCCAATGTCAATTGTTGAGGCACTTATTTATAATGGGGAATGAAAATGTTAGGGATGACATGTTTATCATTAAAGTAAATGGTAAAGAGTTACATTTTGGTCTAAAAGAGTTTGTTGCTATAACT
The DNA window shown above is from Solanum lycopersicum chromosome 11, SLM_r2.1 and carries:
- the LOC138339267 gene encoding protein pxr-1-like encodes the protein MSKRSNETPRKSRRLNEKASSDDFHAPPFKILSQTQSQPSSVKVKSRSLKSTTEKKMNKHPKENEKKRKGKEKKKEDEFEKTTKERAKKRKGKEIEESSESDPDFVEELIKSKSKKPRASEIDTSHLQEEEETVKPKKKFKG